The Pseudoalteromonas carrageenovora IAM 12662 DNA window GTCATATAAATGATATTGATTGAATTATCACAGCGTATAGCTTCAGCATCGCTGTCTTCAAAAGGGGATATGTAAGTATATTGGTAGTTATCTTTTACTACATTTTCACACTCATATACCCATCCAGAACGTCGCCCTTTCCAAACCCAATCACATTCAACCTCTGTATACTGGCTACCGGTTCTTAATTCAGCGCTTGTATCGCGTTCAAGTGTGGTTGCTTCAAGACCATATTGAACTCCTTGTCCGGTAATATATAAATAGGCTTCCCATAAAGTCTCTGTAAGCGGGGTTCCGCCATCAGCTGGCAAAGCCGCTATGGAATTGCGTACTACTGAAGAGTCACTCCCAACACCGTTTACAATGTAGCCACCTGTAGTGCTCTTAAAACGCATTAAGCCAAAATCAATAGTGTCTTCGTTATCTGATACCACTTTATTCATTGCAAACTGGGCAGCTGCAAGTCGGCTATCCACACATAGGTTATACAATCCTAAAAAATTATTATAACCACAGTTATCTCCGTTTGAAGATGAAAAAGCCATACTTCCTGATGTATCAAAAATTAATAATACGCGGGGTTTTTCCTCTACATCAACATCATGGTTAACATACAGCTCTATATCTTCAGCAAAAGCAGATGCACTAAGCGTCAAACTAATTAATGAGGCAAGTATTTTGTTAAGTTTCATTTTAAATCCCCTTACTTGTGCTAGCCATTTCTTGAGCTACACCAGTCACTATGGTCAGTTCGTGCTTTGCTTTAGAGCCATACTTTATAGTGGTAGAGACTTGCAACATATTGCATGAAATACCTGCCGTAAAATTGAACCTGCGCGGGCATTCTAAATCAAGAGCGCCCTGATTGAGGTTAACCATTTTGCTTTTCATCTCATCGTGTTCGGCTATAACCATGCCTTCTGTACCAGCATCGGCCATAGTAGTGACTTCATCAGGCGATAAAAAAAACTGATTTGCAGCTCCCTTATTTGCCTCGTCAGAAATCATTCTTTGAACCTCTCCGATAAGCTCATTCTCAGCAACTTCTCGCTCTTGTGCAGCATTAGTAATTTTTATATCAATACTACTACTGCTCATTAAAGTAACCGCAATACCCGTTACTGCAATAACCATGATAAGAGCCGTAATTAGTACAACACCTTGTTGTTTAGCTCGTAGCTGTGTTAAATGCGCCATAAGTTGGCTCCTACATTATTCAATCGAATTGTGGTTGTGAACACTGTGCGTCTATAGTTATCGGTAAAGGAAAGCTCTCGCTTATCCTCATCTTCGCCCAAGGTGTATGTTTGATTTTTAATTGTCACTCCCGGATCTTCTTGTAACGACCTAATCAATAAAAATACTTGTACAGTTAAGATTCCTTTACGGTTTTCCCAATCTGTATGCTCCATATCATTAATACTTCTGTATGTATCAACTCGGCTATCACTATTTGTATCAAGACCAAAAACAAAGCGCATATTTTCAACGCCTTCCATTATAGTTTCGGTGGTAATATTGCCACCAACTAAGCGCTTTCTCATTAATGCCGGCACCTTGAGGCTTTTATTATTTACTGTATAAGTTTGCTCTGATAAGTAATAAACATGGTGGCTGTATGGCCATATAGATGCATTTACATTTATAGAGCCTGCACCTATTGCTCCACGTTTAAATTGAGCCTTTTCTTGCTCTGCTATAAAATAGTTTTCATCAGCTTGCGTATCACCTGCATCAAGCTGATTACCTTGTAAAAATTTTAACTGAATGATATCTGTATTTTTAATAGGGTTATTTGCACAGTTTAACTCTTTGGTAGAATCAGCCACTTTTGCATAAATAGTTCTAAAGTTACTCGCTGTCGCTAAATCAGGAAAGCTGCCGTTATTTAACCCCTCTGTACAATCAGCACTAGGGTTCGATAACGATGTTGTATTGGCTGATGTAAACGAATCATCATAATAAGTTCCCCAAAAGCCAATCTGTTCAATATCACGTTGCATTATATTTATGGCTAATCGACCTGACTCCTGAAGCTCACCAATGGTCATCGTATCCTTAGTGGTTACTTTCATTCCTATATAAGTGAACATGACGCCACCTAAAATTAGGCCACCTATAAATAACGAAATCATAACCTCTATAAGTGTAAAACCTTTTTGCTTCATGTTAGCTCCTAAGGTAAATGTAACTAGTTAAAACTACTAAGCGGCGTTTTTTATCCGCTGTACCACATTTTATAGCTGCGGTATCATCATTAGCGTTGAACTCCTGCCGTCCCTGCCATGAAACTATCACTTCTAAATTAAATGCCTTACCGCCTGAACCTGCCACAGCCGTTGGGGCTATACACACAGTTGCGTCGTCCAACGACCCCGTATTTTCACGCGCTCTGATTGCTCTTTTCCACTGTTCAAGATCTAATGCTGCAACCTGCGCTGCTGTACAAGTATTTGTAAAACACGTTTGCGAGGTAGATGTTGAAGTTTCACTATTAAATGTTTGCGTATATAGAGCGACTAATTGGGCGGTATCATTTGCACGAATACGCTGCACAATATCATTACCTAGCGCTACAGCAGCGGCTCGCTGCATAGAATCAAAGCTTGCTTGTTTAGCTTTTGCTTGAAGCGCTACGGCACCTAATAAACCAAAGCTTAAAATAATAAACGCAATGAGCACTTCAATTAAAGTGAAGCCTTTTTGTGTTTTAGTTTGAGGAGATTGCATAGTGAACCAAATAAAAAATTATCTGATTCTAAGTTTATGTCATTCTAACTTAGTTTCAATAATTACTAGGATAGGCGGTTAAATTTGTTGATAAACGGTTAATAAGCACTAAAGTCCATTTATCTTTAGAGGTTAAATTTACAGTCATATGATTGGAGTTTTAATAAGTCAGAGCCTATGTAATATAGTTGTTCTCATGA harbors:
- a CDS encoding pilus assembly PilX family protein, with the translated sequence MAHLTQLRAKQQGVVLITALIMVIAVTGIAVTLMSSSSIDIKITNAAQEREVAENELIGEVQRMISDEANKGAANQFFLSPDEVTTMADAGTEGMVIAEHDEMKSKMVNLNQGALDLECPRRFNFTAGISCNMLQVSTTIKYGSKAKHELTIVTGVAQEMASTSKGI
- a CDS encoding PilW family protein: MKQKGFTLIEVMISLFIGGLILGGVMFTYIGMKVTTKDTMTIGELQESGRLAINIMQRDIEQIGFWGTYYDDSFTSANTTSLSNPSADCTEGLNNGSFPDLATASNFRTIYAKVADSTKELNCANNPIKNTDIIQLKFLQGNQLDAGDTQADENYFIAEQEKAQFKRGAIGAGSINVNASIWPYSHHVYYLSEQTYTVNNKSLKVPALMRKRLVGGNITTETIMEGVENMRFVFGLDTNSDSRVDTYRSINDMEHTDWENRKGILTVQVFLLIRSLQEDPGVTIKNQTYTLGEDEDKRELSFTDNYRRTVFTTTIRLNNVGANLWRI
- the pilV gene encoding type IV pilus modification protein PilV — encoded protein: MQSPQTKTQKGFTLIEVLIAFIILSFGLLGAVALQAKAKQASFDSMQRAAAVALGNDIVQRIRANDTAQLVALYTQTFNSETSTSTSQTCFTNTCTAAQVAALDLEQWKRAIRARENTGSLDDATVCIAPTAVAGSGGKAFNLEVIVSWQGRQEFNANDDTAAIKCGTADKKRRLVVLTSYIYLRS